In the Salvia splendens isolate huo1 chromosome 16, SspV2, whole genome shotgun sequence genome, ACTTTTCTGCAAAGCAAGAGCCTTTGGCTGTGTCCTTCTCCTCAATCGGGAGCTTCCCCAGCGACAACAATGTCTTGTTTCTCGGCCCAACcccgtctctctctctcctccaatttcactcccaattGTGTGATGCAATGAAGAAAGAAGGTGTTGAAGTTGGAGATGAGCAGCGCCCGGATACATGGATACCTTATTGTTCCGTGGCTGAGGAAGTCCCAAAGACTCGTATGGCTGAGGCTTTTACTGTCCTGCGTGATCTGAAGATGCCGGTCAGTGGATATGCAGTGGAGGTCTCGTTGGTTGAGTACTCACCCGTCCGTGAACTCTTCTCTTTCACTCTGGGTACGCATCATATCAGTGAGATTTGACGCTGTCCCTTCTGTTGCTGTTGAATTAGGTTTTACATTTACATGTCGTAGAAGGATGGCCCTTATAAGTCGAACTGTCCTTGCTGCTGCTGCAGTTATGTGAACATCATTGTGTTGTAAAATATTGTCTCATCAATCAAGAACTATCTCAATGTTATGGATATCTTTTGAGATGTCTTCTCCATGCTTCAAATTCATATTTCAATATTTGATTTACTGATGTTTTTGGTGATTTCTGGGGATTTGTTACCTTAGAAACTAACCATTGTGTTATGACTGAGGCTTACCTTCTCAAATAGAATTAAATGGTTTCGTCATCTAAACCTTTACTTCTCTTGTTCTTTATCTATTTTGTTGAGTTGATCTTCTCCTTTCCTGTTGTAATGGAACCATCTAACTGTGTCGATCCCCTGCAATTAACATGCAGAGACGGGCCTCAGCTAAATTAGATCAAATATTAACTTCGGAGGCTGAAAGCAGACAATCTGAGGTGAGAACATTTGTTAGGCCTATAAAACATCGTTTTTTCCTACAGCTACGATCGTGAACCTTTAAATTTTTATGTGTCTGATTACTGATGTTACTGTCagtttctttctttctgtaTAGTGCCACTGTTTTTCCCTATTGGAACTGTAATTTGCTAGAGTTCTGGAGATTCTGTTAGCCAAGATCAGATTCCGTTTAACCTTCTTCATTATCATCTGATATCCTATCTTTCTCCAATTGCTCAAACGCTTGAATACACTTATCAGAAATCGcaattttttcccttttctttctCTGGAATCTAATTATTTGTTAGCAAaaattttcttgttttcttaCAAACAATGAAACAAGGTAAAGAATTCATCCACCTAAACAGACATGGAAGCAATCAAGCCCCCTGCATATAAAGTAACTTTTTCATCTCTGCAGACTCATAGCCCCCACTATTTTTATGATGATATTTTGTTCTGTCGCTTAACCATCTCGAGCAGGAGCTCGTTCCATGTGTCCACCGGGCCAGGCATGCACCAATGGACACAATCTTTATAACCCGTCGTCCAATTGTCAATCCAGTATGCCCCCGGATGCCCATCGACCCTTGTCAGCATCATTTCTGTAACATCGATGACTCCAAACTCGTTCCCTCTCTCTTTTCCTACACTCCTCGCTGCCTCCGCTTCCTTCACTTGAATATTCCTGTACTCCCAGTCGGGCCGGGCCCTGTCCACCTCATCCAGCTCGATAAGCCTAGTCCTGTTGCACCGTCCTCCAGTGTTCCACTCCCCGTGCTCAAAATGAGAAGGAGAGAACGTTCTCAAGAAAGTGACAATCTTGTTGCACTTCTTGCAGTCGTTGATGGCCTTGAATGCAGCCCGGAATGACCTCCTGAGTGCTAGGCCCGGCCCGAAGTTCGTGATGTTTGGATCATGGCAGTAGACGCAGCCCACGACATTGCCTCCCTCGTGCAAGTAGTTCCCCCGTAGATGCCACTGGCCGCTGTTGAAGATCGCGTAGTCAATGGACGGTAGCTTCTCGGACCACTTGGGGTCGGGTGTGTCGAGGTGCAGGTCGAAGTTGCCTGTGCCGGTGCCGTTGATTACGATCTCAGTCGCTGTGACGAGGAAGGCCGACCAGTATACCGTTAGGGTGAAATTATGTTTCGGAAACTCCCATATTGTGAATCTGTTATCTGCATCTCTTTCGATTAATTTTGGAGTTTCTTCCTGCAAGATCAACCCATTCTTGTTAGGAATGTTAGATTAAATGTGAAAATTAGAATGCAATTATTGGAATAATATGACCATTTTATGATATAAGTATATACGACACAAAAAGTCTCATTCACGATATTTTGAATTGATCATTTAATATCCATCAGATCTTGATATCAGCGGTTAATATTTTATCTCGCATTTATTAAATTCAGTAGAAGCTGACGCAGGATCTATAGCCTAATCATCTATGTTTatcaatattatattataatgatAAATACAAAAGAAAATGAC is a window encoding:
- the LOC121772271 gene encoding uncharacterized protein LOC121772271 isoform X1, with the translated sequence MSQGYAIELYFDPALENQVLKAWNVLARRQISTQLIEIESRPHITLFTSPFVDIAKLENVLRNFSAKQEPLAVSFSSIGSFPSDNNVLFLGPTPSLSLLQFHSQLCDAMKKEGVEVGDEQRPDTWIPYCSVAEEVPKTRMAEAFTVLRDLKMPVSGYAVEVSLVEYSPVRELFSFTLACRDGPQLN
- the LOC121772271 gene encoding uncharacterized protein LOC121772271 isoform X2: MSQGYAIELYFDPALENQVLKAWNVLARRQISTQLIEIESRPHITLFTSPFVDIAKLENVLRNFSAKQEPLAVSFSSIGSFPSDNNVLFLGPTPSLSLLQFHSQLCDAMKKEGVEVGDEQRPDTWIPYCSVAEEVPKTRMAEAFTVLRDLKMPVSGYAVEVSLVEYSPVRELFSFTLETGLS
- the LOC121772269 gene encoding protein ALTERED XYLOGLUCAN 4-like codes for the protein MKSTSNYKEKDHFLGTTTTFLLIFCITCVALITYTNNMPFQPSKHNSTQREIETCDLFKGRWIPDADGPLYTNYSCTTIPTLKNCFLHGRKDADFLHWRWKPDKCELPRFSAQIFLRILRGKKMAFIGDSLARNQMESLLCLLSTEETPKLIERDADNRFTIWEFPKHNFTLTVYWSAFLVTATEIVINGTGTGNFDLHLDTPDPKWSEKLPSIDYAIFNSGQWHLRGNYLHEGGNVVGCVYCHDPNITNFGPGLALRRSFRAAFKAINDCKKCNKIVTFLRTFSPSHFEHGEWNTGGRCNRTRLIELDEVDRARPDWEYRNIQVKEAEAARSVGKERGNEFGVIDVTEMMLTRVDGHPGAYWIDNWTTGYKDCVHWCMPGPVDTWNELLLEMVKRQNKISS